From the Lactobacillus sp. PV034 genome, the window TAGGGATGTTAGGAATTTACTATTTGATTCGGTTGGTATTTTCAATTGTATCCTACGATTCAGGTGTACCAAGTGGTGTCTTCTTGCCGGTTTTAACGTTGGGAGCCGTGATTGGTGCAACTTATGGCGCCTTTATGGCGCAATTAGGTTTATTGCCCGAGCGTTATATCATTAATTTGATTATCTTTTCTTTAGCTGGTGCATTTGCTTCAGTAATTCATGCTCCATTTACAGCGATTTTATTAATTGCTGAAATGGTTGGCTCAATTTTCCAATTAATGCCACTAGCTGTAGTAGCCTTTATTGCCTTATTGGTAGATGACTTTATGGGTGGCCATCCAATTTATGATCAATTGGCTAACTTGATGGAAAAATCAGGCGATTATCATGAAGAAAGAACTGGCAGACAAGACCAGATAACGTTACCTGTCTATGAAGATAGCAAGCTAGTAGGTAAAAAGATTGCTGAGATTAAGTGGCCGGAAAATACTTTGGTCCGTATGATTAGACGTAACAGTGAAGATTTAATTCCAGTAGGAAAGACAATCATTCAAGCTGGAGATATGTTAGTAATCGAGGTAGATGAAGGTGAACGAGGTAAAATTTATAATGCAATGAAGAAATTACAAGGTGTTGAATTAGACGGATAATTAAAAATAAGTCTTTAAAAATTTTTAAAAAGTGTTATAAATAATTCGTCCGGGAAATGCACATATAGGCATTTCATTACACTAATAAAATTTTATTTATATGAGAGGGGATTAGATGCAAGCATTTCTATCATCTATCCAAAGTGTAGTCGTTATCGTTTTGATTATGCTTCTAGGATACATTCTTAGAAAACAAAGATGGCTCGCAGATTCATTTGGTGGCAATGTTTCTAAGTTAATTACTCAAATTGCCTTGCCTGCTTCCATTTTTATGTCTGTTCAAAATAACTTAACTAGAGGTAAGTTATTTAACTTATTTGCAGGCTTACTTTTACCATTTATTGGGGTAGTTATTTCCTACATTGTAGCCTTTATTTTAGTTAAGGTTCTTAAGGTTAAGGTTGGTCGTCGAGGGGTATTTATCAACACCATTGCCAACGCCAACACAATCTTTATTGGGATGCCTTTGAACTTGGCACTTTTTGGTAGTGCTGCAACTTCATACTTCTTAATCTACTACATCATTAATACCGTTTCTACTTGGGCATTTGGTGTGTTCTTGATTAAGAATGATGATCCAACTTTAGTTAAGGCTGAAAAGCAACATAACAAGATTAATTGGAGAAAGATTTTACCAATGCCTTTGGTTGGTTTCTTCGTAGCTGTTATTTGGTTATTAACTGGAATTCAATTACCTAAATTCCTTGGTGATACCTTTAACTACGTTGGTAGCTTAGTTACTCCATTATCATTAATCTATATTGGTATTGTGTTAGCTAATGCAGGTCTTAAGAGTATCCACTTTGATAAAGATACAATCTTTGCTTTACTTGGACGTTTTATTTTAGCTCCAGTAGTAATGATTTTATTGGTTAAGTGGTTTGGACCTTCAGTACTTCACTTAGATATTGCAAGCCTAATGGGTAAGACATTTATTGTTCAATCTGCTACTCCAGCGCTTGCTGTTCTTCCAATCTTGGCTGGTGAAGCACATGGTGATGTTGACTACGCAACTAACGTTGTTGTTTTGAGTACTTTGCTCTTTATCATCGTAGTACCAGTTTTAATGTTTATCATTGGTTAATCAACTAAAAAATAAGGCTTCAAATGAAGCCTTATTTTTTACGTTAAAATGTTCCATAGTGTTTCTTTTATAGTATAAGTTTAAATAAGGATAGTAAGAGTACCTGTGTTCATAAGTTTTTCCTCCAATTAAATAAATATTTATTGGAATTAAGTATATTAGTAAATGATTAAGAAAATTAAAATAGTCATATTTGAATTTAAGTTTCAAATATGACTATTTTAATTTATTTATATTTAAGTAGAAGACGCTGTAAAGTCGCTCCATATTGTGACATATCAATACTTATTAATATATTTACTACCTCTTTACTTTTATTAAAAAATTTAGTATTTTTTGTTGTTCTGTAATTTATCATATTTTCAAAAAATGATAATGCTAATTTGTAGAAAACTAATTCAGGTCGTATTTTTATCTTTTTAGCATTAGTAATAAAGTAATTAACGTCTTTTTCATTATTTTCATCAAGTGAAACGGCTAAAACATTTACAATGATAGCGGATAAAGCAATCTGCATTTTAATATTATTACTTAATATATATTGATTAATAATTTTTTTAGCAATTATCTTGTTACTTTCTAAGTCATAAAAAGGCATAAAATTACAAAATAGAGCTACCTTGTTTTCGTTAAAGTTGGGAATGCTAAAAATTTTTTCTTTAACTTTATCTCTAAGCTGTTTGTCAGGTTTTTCAGTTGTCTCTTTCATTATTTCTAGCCAAGCATCAATAAGTAATAGTTCCTCTTTTTTCTACGTAAAGTCAAGCACAATACGATGTTTGACTATGTTTTTAGCTTGAATTTTAGTTTAAGTAGCTATTAATGTCGATATATTTTTGGAATTAAGCACGATAAATAAGCCCAAGTTTATATCTGATTTTTGGGCTTAGCGTTATAATGTAGTTGATCAATTAATTACGACTAAAGTCTTTTTTGGTTATGTGTGGCTACGTTGTAATCATATAGTTGATCATTAATAATCAGGGCATAAATTGTTCTGATTAGTTTATGTATTGAAGCAATAGCTATCTTTTTAAACCCTTTGGTTTGAGAAGATAGCTTTTTGCTTTCATAATAATCTGCTATGTGACACGGATTAGTCTTAGCCGCATTATCAATTTGACCAATAGCACGATAAAGCAATTTACGTGCTATTGCATTACCATGCTTAGTAATACTTAAATTAGAATCCATTTCACCTGACTGATATCTACCTGGATCTATGCCAATAAAAGCATTAATTTTATTGGGATTGCTAAATCTGCGTACATCTCCCAATTCTGCTAAAACTCTAACTGCAGTAGTTTGGGCAAAACCTGGAATACTTTCTAGATTTTCTAAATCATGATTAGGTAAAGTCTTAGCGAGTTTAACCATTCTTGTAATTAATTGTTCTCTTTGCTTACTTAGATTAAGTAGTCTTTGGGTATAATATTGTACTTGTTGAACTTCTATACTAGTCTCGGAGACAACTGGATAAGCTTGATAAGCTAATTCAATAAGTTTATCAGCAGTTTTTTGAGCATGTTTAAATGCAATACCTTTTAAATTCATTAGCCAATTAATAATTTGATTTTTGTTCTCTTGTCTTACTAAATCGCAATGAGGGTAATGAGCAACTATTTGCCAGTAATTATTACCTTTAGCAGTAGAAAATAGATTTTCAATTTCGGGAAAAGTTGATTGTAAAGCCTGGTGAAGTCTATTTTTAGCTGTGACTAAATCATCTGTTAGCTGGTCATAGAAACGACTCAAAGCATTGAGTTGCTTATAAGACTGAGACTGATTTTGACTAACTGGATGATGATAAAGTCTTTGAATTAAGGCTAAATGATAAGCATCAGTTTTATCAGTCTTATTATGACGTAGTCCCAAATCCATTTCTTTTTTTGCTTTAAGAGGATTAAGCACAACATATTCATAACCGTAATCTTCTAGAAAAGCTTGTAGTCTGCGTGAATAAA encodes:
- a CDS encoding AEC family transporter, with amino-acid sequence MQAFLSSIQSVVVIVLIMLLGYILRKQRWLADSFGGNVSKLITQIALPASIFMSVQNNLTRGKLFNLFAGLLLPFIGVVISYIVAFILVKVLKVKVGRRGVFINTIANANTIFIGMPLNLALFGSAATSYFLIYYIINTVSTWAFGVFLIKNDDPTLVKAEKQHNKINWRKILPMPLVGFFVAVIWLLTGIQLPKFLGDTFNYVGSLVTPLSLIYIGIVLANAGLKSIHFDKDTIFALLGRFILAPVVMILLVKWFGPSVLHLDIASLMGKTFIVQSATPALAVLPILAGEAHGDVDYATNVVVLSTLLFIIVVPVLMFIIG
- a CDS encoding Rgg/GadR/MutR family transcriptional regulator, coding for MDAWLEIMKETTEKPDKQLRDKVKEKIFSIPNFNENKVALFCNFMPFYDLESNKIIAKKIINQYILSNNIKMQIALSAIIVNVLAVSLDENNEKDVNYFITNAKKIKIRPELVFYKLALSFFENMINYRTTKNTKFFNKSKEVVNILISIDMSQYGATLQRLLLKYK